A DNA window from Methylocystis heyeri contains the following coding sequences:
- a CDS encoding dihydrolipoamide acetyltransferase family protein: MKIFRLPDLGEGLQEAELVEWRVEAGQTVAADQPLVAVETAKAVVEIPSPQAGRIERLFANPGDIVHIDAPLVGFESASSEENESASVVGAVAVGAAVLRETVSAPSHGGGGGVRAAPAVRALAHKLGVELNIVTPSGPDGVITALDVQRVARILSEAEPLEPLRGVRRAMAQNMALAHAEVVAATVMDDADIENWPQGTDITLRLIRALVAGCRAEPALNAWYESQSFGRRVLRRIDLGVATDSPEGLFVPVLRDIGARSPADLREGLNRMRADMAARSIAPHELRGATITLSNFGTIAGRYAAPVVLPPTVAILGAGRVRAEVVAFGGAPMVRRTLPLSLTFDHRVVTGGEAARFLAAAMADLSGTE, encoded by the coding sequence ATGAAGATCTTCAGGCTCCCGGATCTCGGCGAAGGCTTGCAGGAAGCCGAGCTGGTCGAATGGCGGGTGGAGGCGGGGCAGACCGTCGCCGCGGACCAGCCGCTCGTCGCTGTCGAAACCGCAAAGGCGGTGGTCGAGATTCCTTCGCCGCAGGCGGGACGAATCGAGCGGCTCTTTGCAAATCCGGGCGACATCGTACATATCGACGCGCCTCTGGTGGGCTTTGAAAGCGCTTCGAGCGAAGAGAACGAAAGCGCTTCCGTCGTCGGCGCCGTCGCCGTAGGAGCCGCTGTCCTGCGCGAAACCGTTTCCGCTCCGAGCCACGGCGGCGGCGGCGGGGTGCGCGCCGCTCCCGCCGTTCGGGCGCTGGCGCATAAGCTCGGGGTCGAGTTGAACATCGTCACGCCTTCCGGCCCCGACGGGGTGATTACCGCCTTGGATGTGCAGCGTGTGGCCCGCATATTGAGCGAGGCCGAGCCGCTCGAGCCCTTGCGCGGCGTTCGGCGCGCCATGGCGCAAAATATGGCTCTGGCGCATGCGGAGGTCGTGGCGGCGACGGTAATGGACGACGCCGACATAGAGAATTGGCCGCAGGGAACCGACATCACTCTGCGCTTGATCCGCGCGCTTGTCGCGGGCTGCCGGGCGGAGCCCGCTCTCAACGCCTGGTACGAGAGCCAGTCTTTCGGACGGCGGGTGCTGCGCAGGATCGACCTCGGCGTGGCGACGGACTCGCCGGAAGGGCTCTTCGTTCCCGTCCTTCGGGATATCGGCGCGCGCTCGCCCGCCGATCTGCGCGAGGGGTTGAACCGCATGCGCGCCGACATGGCCGCGCGCTCCATCGCTCCGCATGAGCTGAGGGGCGCGACCATCACATTGTCCAACTTTGGAACCATCGCAGGCAGATACGCCGCTCCGGTGGTTCTCCCGCCCACCGTCGCCATACTCGGCGCCGGCCGCGTTCGGGCCGAGGTTGTGGCGTTCGGCGGCGCTCCCATGGTGCGCAGAACGCTACCGCTCAGCCTTACATTCGATCATCGCGTCGTGACCGGCGGCGAAGCCGCCAGGTTCCTGGCCGCAGCGATGGCCGATCTGTCCGGAACCGAGTAG
- a CDS encoding copper resistance CopC family protein translates to MKPLSLLQSATLAASLLAANAPLASAHGYVVESFPQKKAHLKTPPRQIRLRFSIRADALYSTLSLEGDDGAVIASKTQQVASQDLQMPAPDLAPGHYLLRYRILSPDGDLVGGKIDFHVD, encoded by the coding sequence ATGAAACCCCTGTCCCTGCTTCAGTCCGCAACGCTGGCGGCGAGTCTGCTCGCAGCAAACGCGCCGCTCGCATCGGCGCACGGCTATGTGGTCGAGTCCTTCCCTCAGAAGAAGGCGCATCTCAAGACGCCGCCCCGTCAGATAAGGCTGCGCTTCTCGATCAGGGCCGACGCTCTCTATTCCACCCTCTCTCTCGAAGGCGACGACGGCGCCGTCATCGCCAGCAAGACGCAACAGGTCGCTTCGCAGGATCTGCAGATGCCGGCTCCCGATCTCGCGCCGGGCCATTATCTGCTTCGATATCGCATTTTATCGCCCGACGGCGATCTCGTCGGCGGCAAGATCGACTTCCATGTCGACTGA
- a CDS encoding STAS domain-containing protein: MKILTEQHDGKTVLSLKDARLDAHNSAELKDRILKSFEEGGRNIIVDLQDVQFIDSSGLGALLSGHKNAMQRSTGFALSGLQPRVMAMFELTRLQRVFEIYPGLREALEN; this comes from the coding sequence ATGAAGATACTTACCGAACAACATGACGGGAAAACCGTCCTCAGCCTGAAGGACGCTCGTCTGGACGCTCATAATTCCGCGGAGCTGAAAGACAGAATACTGAAGTCGTTCGAGGAGGGAGGCCGCAACATAATCGTCGATCTGCAGGACGTGCAATTCATCGACAGCTCCGGATTGGGAGCGCTGCTCTCCGGGCACAAGAACGCGATGCAGAGATCCACCGGCTTTGCGCTCTCCGGCTTGCAGCCGAGAGTCATGGCGATGTTCGAGCTGACGCGGCTGCAGAGGGTTTTCGAGATCTATCCGGGTCTGCGCGAGGCGCTCGAGAATTGA
- a CDS encoding ATP-binding protein, giving the protein MCDSAETILNLDIVVPNQTRYLRLVGAIAEEIARELSGECPDPDALAYHLNLVVTEAVTNAIQYSCVGGSHNTVRILISIENKDLCVRVYDYGKGFDMGAVPSPDANELKERGRGIFFIRTLMDKVEYRKTDCGNVLEMRKRLG; this is encoded by the coding sequence ATGTGCGACTCGGCCGAGACCATTTTGAATTTGGACATCGTCGTTCCGAATCAGACGCGCTATCTGCGACTGGTCGGAGCCATCGCGGAAGAGATCGCCAGAGAACTCAGCGGAGAATGTCCGGACCCCGACGCTCTCGCCTATCACCTCAATCTGGTCGTGACGGAGGCCGTCACCAACGCCATTCAATATTCCTGCGTGGGCGGTTCGCACAATACGGTGAGGATACTCATCTCCATAGAGAACAAGGATCTCTGTGTGAGGGTGTACGATTACGGAAAGGGATTCGATATGGGCGCCGTGCCCAGCCCGGACGCAAATGAGTTGAAGGAGCGCGGCCGGGGCATATTTTTCATCAGGACGCTGATGGACAAGGTCGAGTACCGAAAAACCGACTGCGGCAATGTGCTTGAAATGAGAAAGAGACTGGGCTGA
- a CDS encoding NAD-glutamate dehydrogenase domain-containing protein: protein MDLRAPDASDPRRRHRLLLYSAHYRDLCNIMPPLRNMGLSVSDQVQFKVDADGRELYIRVFSVTPVDDGPSCLQRNKKLVLEALRKLFADKIEDDPLNALITLAGVDWKMVEALRAYCNYYLQIDNRFERVRVHEALISNRRIAILLRRYFEARFNPDPDFGDAERRETEALTRVRIELIEALERVADIAADRILRDIFNLIDATLRTNFFLRLDAPEPAFSFKINSLGVINMATPRPLVEIYVHSRLIEGAHLRGARVARGGIRWSDRSDDFRQEILGLMRTQMMKNALIVPQGAKGGFVVKRPPVGQENDPALVLAAYSSFIAALLDLTDNIRGNEVLRPPKVVAYDDDDPYLVVAADKGTAGFSDRANEISREYDYWLGDSFATGGSHGFHHKRLGITARGAWVCVRRHFRELGVDPDVQAVTVVGVGGMEGDVFGNGMLRTSNLRLLGAFNAEFIFLDPSPDGRASFAERKRLFETPGSTWADYNAALISPGGGVFRRSAKDIEIGAEVRRWLGVRARSVDGEELVRLLLSAPVDLLWMGGIGTYVKATSETDETIGDRANDSARIDAARIRAKVVGEGANLGFSQKARIEYALGGGHINTDAVDNSAGVDLSDHEVNLKILFAHAELGGGMDEEERNRILGEVGDEVCSQVLDNCYSQSLSLSLERKRCAEDMAPFLDLADELERLDLLDRSVESFPSRKEALARGAAGLTRPELAVLMAYAKLALKRTLLETAGIPEDEWIYAFLGDYFPARVRLRQGDRLKDHPLGRDIAVTVICNRLIDRAGAAFLVGVDEFDSVRIKDAIGLYLAFDRILQGDRWREAIRGLDGKLPPDRQYELLLQLEGALAFLTRWAWEHGRRLTPAQQSIAGWRTDLTAYMAYLGESAEFSLLSSAAPEASRLLFLNRLRDFPILVDLSRRSGENIAAVARAFDELVRFLGLRHVGTLMLELRPRNLWERRLQGALDDQFRSGAGRLVALALGARMRDPAAFFHGLDLDSRLARFQRLLSELQDSPPVGFEPFATLAAELELFADACGAAVEARRAHRAEP from the coding sequence GTGGATCTGCGCGCGCCCGACGCCTCCGACCCGCGGCGGCGCCATCGGCTTTTGCTTTACAGCGCGCATTACCGCGATCTCTGCAACATCATGCCGCCCCTGCGCAACATGGGCCTGAGCGTGTCAGATCAGGTGCAGTTCAAGGTCGATGCGGACGGCCGGGAGCTTTACATCCGGGTCTTTTCCGTGACCCCGGTCGACGACGGCCCCTCGTGCCTGCAGCGCAACAAGAAGCTGGTGCTGGAGGCCTTGCGCAAGTTGTTCGCCGACAAGATCGAGGACGATCCGTTGAATGCGCTGATTACGCTTGCGGGCGTCGACTGGAAGATGGTGGAGGCTCTTCGCGCCTATTGCAATTATTATCTGCAGATCGACAATCGGTTCGAGCGCGTGCGCGTGCATGAGGCGCTGATATCGAACCGCCGCATCGCAATTCTCCTGCGCCGGTATTTCGAAGCCCGCTTCAATCCAGATCCGGATTTCGGAGATGCCGAAAGACGGGAAACCGAAGCCTTGACGCGGGTTCGGATCGAATTGATCGAAGCGCTCGAAAGGGTAGCCGACATCGCCGCGGATCGCATCCTTCGCGATATTTTCAATCTAATCGACGCCACTCTGCGCACCAACTTCTTTCTTCGCCTCGACGCGCCGGAGCCTGCGTTTTCGTTCAAGATCAATAGCCTCGGCGTCATCAATATGGCGACGCCGCGGCCTCTCGTAGAGATTTACGTGCACAGCCGTCTGATCGAGGGCGCGCATCTGCGCGGCGCCCGGGTGGCGCGCGGCGGCATAAGATGGTCCGACAGGTCCGACGATTTCCGGCAGGAGATACTCGGCCTGATGCGTACGCAGATGATGAAGAACGCGCTGATCGTGCCGCAGGGGGCGAAGGGAGGCTTCGTCGTCAAGCGTCCGCCGGTCGGACAGGAAAACGACCCCGCTCTGGTTCTCGCGGCCTATTCCTCGTTCATCGCCGCGCTTCTGGATTTGACCGACAATATCCGCGGAAACGAGGTCCTGCGCCCGCCGAAGGTGGTCGCCTATGACGATGACGATCCTTATCTCGTGGTTGCGGCCGACAAAGGCACAGCCGGCTTTTCGGACCGGGCCAATGAAATATCCCGGGAATACGACTATTGGCTGGGCGACAGTTTTGCGACCGGCGGTTCGCACGGCTTTCATCACAAGCGTCTCGGGATCACGGCGCGCGGCGCATGGGTCTGCGTCAGGCGGCATTTCAGGGAGCTGGGAGTCGACCCCGACGTTCAAGCCGTCACGGTGGTCGGGGTCGGCGGGATGGAGGGAGACGTATTCGGAAACGGCATGTTGCGGACGTCGAACCTCCGGCTCCTCGGAGCATTCAACGCGGAATTTATTTTCCTCGATCCCAGCCCGGACGGGCGCGCATCCTTCGCCGAACGCAAGAGGCTTTTCGAAACTCCGGGTTCGACATGGGCAGACTACAACGCCGCGCTGATTTCGCCGGGAGGAGGCGTATTCAGGCGGAGCGCCAAGGACATAGAAATCGGCGCCGAGGTTCGCCGCTGGCTCGGCGTGCGGGCGCGGTCGGTCGATGGAGAAGAACTCGTGCGTCTTCTTCTTTCCGCGCCTGTGGATCTGCTGTGGATGGGCGGAATAGGCACCTATGTCAAAGCGACGTCCGAGACCGACGAGACCATAGGCGATCGGGCCAATGATTCCGCCCGCATCGACGCCGCCCGCATCAGAGCCAAGGTCGTCGGAGAAGGCGCCAATCTCGGGTTCTCGCAAAAGGCGCGGATAGAATACGCCCTCGGAGGCGGACATATAAACACCGACGCGGTCGACAATTCCGCCGGCGTCGATCTCTCCGACCATGAAGTGAACCTGAAGATATTGTTCGCGCATGCGGAGCTGGGCGGCGGCATGGACGAGGAGGAGCGGAACCGCATCCTGGGCGAGGTCGGTGACGAGGTTTGCAGCCAGGTTCTGGATAATTGCTACTCCCAGAGCCTTTCTCTCTCGCTGGAGCGGAAACGCTGCGCCGAGGACATGGCTCCGTTCCTCGATCTCGCGGACGAACTGGAACGGCTCGATCTTCTCGACCGTTCGGTCGAGTCTTTCCCTTCCCGCAAGGAGGCTTTGGCGCGCGGCGCCGCGGGATTGACGCGGCCCGAACTCGCGGTGCTGATGGCCTACGCCAAGCTCGCGCTCAAGCGAACCCTGCTGGAAACCGCGGGGATTCCCGAGGACGAGTGGATATACGCCTTCCTTGGAGATTATTTTCCCGCGCGCGTCAGGCTCCGCCAGGGCGACAGGCTCAAGGATCATCCTCTCGGCAGGGACATTGCCGTCACCGTTATTTGCAACAGGCTGATCGATCGGGCCGGAGCGGCGTTTCTGGTCGGCGTCGACGAGTTTGATTCCGTGCGCATCAAGGACGCGATCGGACTCTACCTCGCGTTCGATCGCATTCTCCAGGGCGACCGCTGGCGCGAGGCTATTCGCGGTCTCGACGGCAAGCTGCCGCCGGATCGCCAGTATGAACTGCTCTTGCAGCTGGAAGGGGCCTTGGCCTTTCTGACACGCTGGGCCTGGGAACATGGGCGTCGCCTCACCCCGGCGCAGCAATCGATCGCAGGCTGGCGGACGGATTTGACCGCCTACATGGCCTATCTCGGAGAGAGCGCTGAGTTCTCGCTTCTCTCCTCGGCCGCGCCGGAGGCCTCGCGGCTCCTGTTCCTGAATCGCTTGCGCGATTTCCCGATCCTGGTCGATCTGTCGCGGCGCTCGGGCGAGAACATTGCGGCGGTCGCGAGAGCGTTCGACGAGCTGGTCCGCTTTCTGGGGCTTCGGCATGTCGGGACGCTCATGCTCGAATTACGCCCAAGGAACCTGTGGGAGCGTCGTTTGCAAGGCGCGCTCGACGATCAGTTCCGCTCGGGAGCCGGGCGCCTGGTCGCTCTGGCGCTGGGAGCCAGGATGCGAGATCCGGCGGCGTTTTTCCATGGCCTCGATCTCGATTCGAGGCTGGCCAGATTCCAGCGCCTGCTGAGCGAGCTTCAGGATTCTCCGCCGGTCGGGTTCGAGCCTTTCGCGACTCTCGCGGCCGAACTGGAGCTGTTCGCGGACGCCTGCGGCGCTGCGGTCGAGGCGCGTCGAGCCCATCGTGCGGAACCTTAA
- a CDS encoding PAS domain S-box protein, translated as MQSVLDCLEEGILLLDRTHAVKLASKTAAHMLGYEEAELLGRKFESLVERGPDAGLHERAWNRLVLRGKGPGLAVVFCRFRDLDAERVLVELRAEGLQPGAPAAIGEIKEKLGAVFDPIPDGIIIISEAGEIQLFSSGAEKMFGYGRSEVHGRNVRMLMPSPFREAHDAYLSSYVETGVKRIIGIGREVVGRRKDGSNFPIYLSIGELWLGGVRHFVGVTHDLTNRKQAEEKLLTLSAAMDQSPVAVIIASREGLIEYVNESFTQLTGYAAEEVVGRNPRVLRSQHTASHQYRRLWRAIAGGREWSGEIQDRRKNGELYWAKETVTPMKNARGEISHYLAIQQDITQEKLDREALKESEARFRHVAQLTGEWLWEQDPDGRYVYSSAAVRKILGYSPSEIIGRCYTDLQIAEREEVSAPSIHSKEDFRPFYRLVNRYRHRNGKDVYTESSGAPILDDAGRLAKWRGVDHDITEHKAFEDALRLRDRAIESVHVGVAISDGQKEGNPNIYVNPALCIMTGYSREELLGKSLKLLRGPETDPGTLDQISQAIAAGRDCTVDLRYYRKNGQPFWCELLISPVMEENGKVSHHVGIYTDVTERRRADESRHELEIAKGIQLSLLPGAPLRVPQAEFAGICVPAGQVGGDYFDFFYSSDSADVVIADVSGHSVGAALIMTVVRSTLRAEARKMTEASTGPAQILQDLAELLYEDLNRSELFITMFYMKLDPASRVLTYANAGHNWALLLKRDQTDCVLLDADGLIMGVRPRTDFEEKKVQLSKGDLVLLYTDGVTEAQNGAGEFFGLERLCEALKASRTLPPEKLIQNLLDDVYAFCENRSLEDDLAIVAMKVR; from the coding sequence TTGCAGTCAGTCCTGGATTGCCTGGAAGAAGGCATTCTTCTTCTGGACAGGACTCACGCGGTCAAGCTCGCCAGCAAGACGGCCGCGCATATGCTGGGTTACGAGGAAGCCGAACTCCTCGGCCGCAAATTCGAGTCCCTCGTGGAGCGGGGTCCGGACGCCGGACTCCATGAGCGGGCCTGGAACAGGCTCGTATTGCGCGGAAAAGGCCCGGGCCTCGCCGTGGTCTTCTGCCGCTTTCGCGACCTCGACGCCGAGCGCGTGCTGGTGGAATTGCGCGCCGAAGGGCTTCAACCGGGCGCCCCGGCGGCTATCGGCGAAATCAAGGAAAAGCTCGGCGCCGTTTTCGACCCGATCCCGGACGGGATCATCATCATAAGCGAGGCCGGCGAGATTCAGTTGTTCAGCTCCGGCGCCGAGAAAATGTTCGGCTATGGTCGGAGCGAAGTCCACGGCCGCAATGTCAGGATGCTGATGCCCTCTCCGTTCCGGGAGGCGCATGACGCTTACCTTTCCTCCTATGTGGAGACCGGCGTCAAACGCATCATCGGGATCGGCAGGGAAGTGGTCGGCCGGCGCAAGGACGGCTCGAATTTTCCGATCTATCTTTCCATCGGGGAATTATGGCTCGGCGGCGTACGCCATTTCGTCGGCGTCACCCATGACCTCACCAATCGAAAACAGGCGGAAGAAAAGCTTCTGACCCTGTCCGCCGCGATGGACCAAAGCCCAGTCGCGGTGATCATCGCCTCCAGGGAAGGTCTGATCGAATATGTGAACGAAAGTTTCACACAGCTGACCGGTTACGCCGCAGAAGAGGTCGTCGGGAGAAACCCCCGGGTGCTTCGTTCGCAGCATACCGCGAGCCATCAATATCGCCGCTTGTGGAGGGCGATCGCCGGCGGCCGCGAATGGAGCGGGGAAATCCAGGACAGGAGGAAGAACGGCGAGCTTTATTGGGCCAAGGAAACCGTAACGCCCATGAAGAACGCCCGCGGCGAGATCTCCCATTATCTTGCGATTCAGCAGGACATAACCCAGGAAAAGCTGGACAGGGAAGCCTTGAAGGAAAGCGAGGCGAGGTTCCGTCATGTCGCCCAGCTGACGGGAGAATGGCTTTGGGAGCAGGACCCCGATGGCCGTTATGTCTATAGCAGCGCCGCGGTGAGGAAAATTCTGGGCTATTCGCCGAGCGAGATCATCGGCAGGTGCTACACGGATCTGCAGATCGCCGAGCGGGAGGAGGTTTCCGCGCCCTCGATCCATTCCAAGGAGGATTTCCGGCCGTTCTACCGCCTCGTCAACCGATATCGTCACAGGAACGGCAAGGACGTCTACACCGAATCGAGCGGCGCCCCCATTCTCGACGACGCCGGACGCCTCGCGAAATGGCGCGGGGTCGATCACGACATCACCGAGCACAAGGCGTTCGAGGACGCGTTGCGATTGCGCGACCGCGCCATCGAGAGCGTGCATGTCGGCGTCGCCATCAGCGACGGGCAGAAGGAAGGCAATCCCAATATTTACGTGAACCCGGCCCTCTGCATCATGACCGGCTACTCGCGAGAAGAACTGCTGGGGAAGAGCCTGAAGCTGCTGCGCGGCCCGGAGACCGATCCGGGCACGCTGGACCAGATCAGCCAGGCGATAGCCGCAGGCCGCGATTGCACGGTCGACCTCAGATATTATCGCAAGAACGGACAGCCCTTCTGGTGCGAGCTGTTGATCTCTCCGGTCATGGAAGAGAACGGCAAAGTATCGCACCATGTCGGCATCTACACCGACGTCACCGAGCGCCGCAGGGCCGACGAAAGTCGGCATGAGCTGGAGATCGCCAAGGGCATACAGCTTTCGCTTCTGCCGGGGGCTCCCTTGCGCGTTCCCCAGGCGGAATTCGCCGGCATTTGCGTTCCGGCGGGACAGGTCGGTGGAGATTACTTCGATTTCTTTTACAGTTCCGACTCGGCCGACGTCGTCATCGCCGACGTCTCCGGCCATAGCGTCGGGGCCGCCCTTATCATGACGGTGGTGCGCAGCACGCTCCGGGCCGAAGCCCGAAAAATGACGGAGGCTTCCACCGGTCCCGCGCAAATCCTGCAGGATCTCGCGGAGCTGCTTTACGAAGACCTGAACCGGTCGGAATTGTTCATTACGATGTTCTATATGAAGCTCGATCCCGCCAGCCGCGTCCTGACCTACGCCAACGCCGGCCATAACTGGGCGCTGTTACTCAAGCGCGACCAGACGGATTGCGTCCTGCTGGACGCAGATGGTTTGATCATGGGCGTGCGGCCGCGGACCGATTTCGAGGAGAAGAAGGTCCAGCTCTCGAAGGGCGACCTCGTGTTGCTTTACACCGACGGCGTGACCGAAGCGCAAAACGGAGCAGGCGAGTTTTTCGGCCTGGAGCGATTGTGCGAAGCGCTGAAAGCTTCGCGGACGCTGCCGCCCGAAAAACTCATCCAAAACCTGCTCGACGACGTTTACGCCTTTTGCGAAAACCGGTCGCTGGAGGATGATCTCGCTATTGTGGCGATGAAGGTTCGCTGA
- a CDS encoding patatin-like phospholipase family protein, producing the protein MSLESSISALGRRKVGLVLSSGVARGWAHIGAIRALSRLGVPFDLIAGCSAGALVGGCYLARQLDALEKWALALSRRKVISYLDLNLGRGGVIKGAKLEAELRRVLGPLRIEELYLPFVAVATDLVTGHEIWLQRGDLAEAVRASFSLPGLFPPIEIEKRWLADGALVDPLPVSACRALGADLVIAINLNTDILGKSRRAAAPAPVALGFDPSSLLEARGMMPEGPLPETLTRGMFGQEGDRPNIFGVMTTSLSIMQDRLTRSRLAGDPPDVHITPRVGHIGLLEFERAEEAIREGERAVEIKKAELQDAMEVMGLAVRR; encoded by the coding sequence ATGTCGCTCGAGAGTTCGATCAGCGCGCTGGGACGCCGCAAGGTCGGCCTTGTTCTCAGCAGCGGCGTTGCAAGAGGATGGGCCCATATCGGCGCCATTCGCGCCTTGTCGCGTCTCGGCGTGCCTTTCGATTTGATCGCCGGCTGTTCCGCGGGCGCGCTGGTCGGCGGATGCTATCTCGCCCGGCAATTGGACGCGCTGGAGAAATGGGCGCTGGCGCTCAGCAGGCGCAAGGTGATCAGCTATCTCGATCTCAATCTCGGGCGCGGCGGCGTCATCAAGGGCGCAAAATTGGAGGCGGAGCTGCGGCGGGTGCTGGGTCCGTTGCGCATCGAGGAGCTTTATCTTCCCTTTGTCGCCGTGGCCACCGATCTGGTGACGGGCCATGAGATATGGTTGCAGCGGGGCGACCTCGCGGAGGCGGTGCGCGCGTCTTTTTCCTTGCCGGGATTGTTTCCCCCCATCGAAATCGAAAAACGCTGGCTCGCGGATGGCGCGCTCGTCGATCCGCTGCCGGTATCGGCCTGCCGCGCGCTCGGCGCCGATCTCGTCATCGCGATCAACCTCAACACCGACATATTGGGAAAATCCCGCCGCGCCGCCGCGCCGGCGCCGGTCGCGCTCGGCTTCGATCCCTCTTCGCTGCTGGAGGCTCGGGGGATGATGCCGGAAGGACCCTTGCCCGAAACCCTGACCAGGGGGATGTTCGGCCAGGAGGGAGACCGGCCCAATATTTTCGGCGTCATGACGACGTCGCTCAGCATCATGCAGGATCGTCTCACCCGTTCACGCTTGGCCGGCGATCCGCCGGACGTGCATATCACGCCGCGGGTCGGCCATATCGGGCTTCTCGAGTTCGAGCGGGCTGAGGAAGCGATCCGGGAAGGAGAGCGCGCGGTGGAGATAAAAAAAGCCGAATTGCAGGACGCCATGGAAGTCATGGGGCTGGCTGTTCGTCGCTAG
- a CDS encoding zinc-dependent alcohol dehydrogenase family protein — protein MKAMALSRPGRPLELIEKEIPRPGAGELLLRVLACGVCRTDLHVVDGELPDPALPITPGHEIVGAVEAMGSGVSGFALGQRVGVPWLGKTCGCCSYCESGRENLCDHPLFTGYTRDGGYATHVVADASFCFPLDEAADPAALAPLLCAGLIGWRCLKMTGEALKLGIYGFGAAAHILAQVARFQGRSLFAFVRPGDEAARTFALSLGAVWAGGSDQAPPEPLDAAIIFAPVGALVPRALAAVKKGGVVVCGGIHMSDIPAFPYALLWEERKLLSVANLTREDAREFLALAPKVGIKTHVARYPLAAANEALADLREGRLQGAAVLIP, from the coding sequence ATGAAAGCGATGGCGCTGAGTCGGCCCGGTCGGCCGCTGGAGCTGATCGAGAAAGAAATCCCGAGGCCGGGCGCCGGGGAATTGCTCCTGCGCGTGCTCGCCTGCGGCGTGTGCCGCACCGATCTTCATGTCGTGGACGGGGAGCTTCCCGATCCCGCTCTGCCGATCACGCCCGGACATGAGATCGTCGGGGCGGTGGAAGCCATGGGCTCCGGCGTTTCGGGTTTTGCGCTCGGCCAGAGGGTGGGCGTTCCCTGGCTCGGAAAAACCTGCGGTTGCTGCAGCTATTGCGAGAGCGGCCGGGAGAATCTGTGCGACCATCCTCTGTTCACCGGCTATACCCGCGACGGCGGCTACGCCACTCATGTCGTCGCCGACGCCTCCTTTTGCTTCCCTCTCGATGAGGCCGCCGATCCCGCCGCTCTGGCGCCGCTGCTTTGCGCCGGGCTCATCGGCTGGCGCTGCCTGAAAATGACCGGAGAGGCGCTCAAGCTGGGCATATATGGCTTCGGCGCGGCGGCGCATATTTTGGCGCAGGTCGCGCGGTTTCAGGGCCGCAGCCTGTTCGCCTTCGTGCGGCCCGGAGACGAGGCGGCGCGCACCTTCGCGCTGTCGCTCGGCGCAGTCTGGGCCGGCGGCTCGGATCAGGCCCCGCCCGAGCCGCTCGACGCCGCCATCATCTTCGCGCCGGTGGGGGCGCTGGTCCCGCGCGCGCTGGCGGCCGTGAAAAAAGGCGGCGTCGTGGTTTGCGGCGGCATCCACATGAGCGACATTCCCGCATTTCCCTATGCGCTGCTGTGGGAGGAGAGGAAGCTGCTTTCGGTCGCAAATCTCACGCGGGAGGACGCCCGCGAATTTCTCGCGCTGGCTCCCAAGGTCGGGATAAAAACCCATGTGGCGCGTTATCCGCTCGCGGCCGCCAACGAGGCGCTTGCGGATCTTCGCGAGGGGCGGCTGCAAGGCGCTGCGGTTTTGATTCCGTAG
- a CDS encoding Crp/Fnr family transcriptional regulator yields MTRKVETLARFSLFKSLSAADVARLDTQCLWRRAREKECIVDFQDDSSDVYFVAYGDVRVSIQSAAGKELILRVIAAGEYFGEISALDGKPRSAAVHAITDAVIARMSPGAFREVIHRHPDVCDQILAALTGEVRRLATRVNEFTNLSVRERIHAELLRLARRGGADDMRGVISPPPTHAELAARVSTHREAVTRELNSLERAGLLERRRGSIVLLDLAKLAESVAGAQ; encoded by the coding sequence ATGACGAGAAAAGTCGAGACGCTTGCGCGCTTTAGTCTATTCAAATCGCTCTCGGCGGCGGACGTTGCTCGGCTTGACACCCAGTGCTTGTGGCGGCGCGCCAGGGAAAAGGAATGCATCGTCGATTTCCAGGATGATAGCTCCGACGTATATTTCGTTGCATATGGCGACGTACGCGTCTCGATCCAGAGCGCCGCAGGAAAAGAGCTCATTCTGCGCGTGATCGCAGCCGGGGAATATTTTGGCGAAATCTCGGCCTTGGACGGCAAACCGCGCTCGGCGGCGGTCCATGCGATTACGGACGCTGTAATTGCGCGGATGAGCCCGGGGGCCTTTCGCGAGGTCATTCATCGCCATCCCGATGTTTGCGACCAGATTCTCGCCGCGTTGACCGGAGAAGTGCGGCGTCTCGCGACGCGCGTCAACGAATTCACAAACCTGAGCGTGCGCGAACGTATCCACGCCGAATTGCTTCGCCTTGCACGCAGGGGAGGCGCGGACGACATGCGCGGGGTTATCTCGCCGCCCCCGACACATGCCGAGCTTGCTGCGCGCGTCAGCACTCATCGCGAGGCCGTGACGCGCGAGCTGAACAGCCTCGAGCGAGCGGGATTGCTCGAGCGCCGCCGCGGCTCGATCGTGCTCCTCGATCTCGCCAAGCTTGCGGAGTCCGTGGCCGGAGCGCAGTAA